Proteins from a single region of Mycoplasma leachii PG50:
- a CDS encoding ABC-three component system middle component 6, with product MLLPKNIHPKTSVYYNAYIVLKELKKHSKIHMMELFININQENVISLALYTLCLDWLFIIECIKMDNKGCVRLCSLNN from the coding sequence ATGTTATTACCTAAAAATATCCATCCTAAGACAAGTGTTTATTATAATGCTTACATAGTGTTAAAGGAATTAAAAAAGCATAGCAAAATACATATGATGGAATTGTTTATTAATATCAATCAAGAAAATGTGATTTCTTTGGCATTATACACATTATGTTTAGATTGGTTATTTATAATAGAATGTATAAAAATGGATAATAAAGGTTGTGTAAGATTATGTTCATTAAACAATTAA
- a CDS encoding aromatic motif membrane protein → MSRNKKTLIKISIGFTILPFLILPALFFINNNPKNLNLVIPSGFDVYDNLNNDKETKTKKLLMALIDETFKNSKIEQQEFVKKQQEHKEILASKAKELTSKYLKNQNSENLKEIKDFYSENWLFVFKNLDKFEVKFVDFWKLEANNKKQLHSKEFLKAIDKKEKPKTNYLFSDSNLDLVQTGKENEDLTNLSVIYLKKDKFIIRTLVKNDSKKLEIDKFILFYESPVTRINIDTISDAIHLGVFHNQQDAFISIFEKHIVNEYGYPWDGILLWKEK, encoded by the coding sequence ATGAGCAGGAATAAAAAAACTCTTATTAAGATCTCGATTGGATTCACAATCTTACCTTTTTTGATTTTACCCGCTTTGTTTTTTATAAATAATAATCCTAAGAATTTAAATCTAGTTATACCATCTGGATTTGATGTTTATGATAATTTGAATAATGATAAAGAAACTAAAACTAAGAAATTATTAATGGCACTTATTGATGAAACTTTTAAGAATTCTAAGATTGAACAACAGGAATTTGTAAAAAAACAACAAGAACATAAAGAAATACTAGCATCTAAAGCTAAAGAGTTAACTTCTAAATATTTAAAAAATCAAAATTCAGAAAACTTAAAAGAAATAAAAGATTTTTATTCTGAAAATTGGTTATTTGTTTTTAAAAATCTTGATAAATTTGAAGTAAAATTTGTTGATTTTTGAAAATTAGAAGCCAACAACAAAAAGCAACTTCATTCTAAAGAATTTTTAAAAGCCATTGATAAAAAAGAAAAACCAAAGACTAACTATCTTTTTTCTGATAGTAATTTAGATTTAGTACAAACGGGAAAAGAAAATGAAGACTTGACAAATCTTAGTGTTATTTATTTAAAAAAAGATAAATTTATTATTAGAACTCTCGTTAAAAATGATAGTAAAAAATTAGAGATTGACAAGTTCATTTTGTTTTATGAGTCTCCAGTTACTAGAATTAATATAGATACAATTTCAGATGCAATACACCTTGGAGTTTTTCACAATCAACAAGATGCTTTCATTTCAATTTTTGAAAAGCATATAGTTAATGAGTATGGATATCCTTGAGATGGTATTTTATTGTGAAAGGAAAAATAA
- a CDS encoding type IA DNA topoisomerase, with the protein MKVLVLLESPSKIEKIKHYLEENFPENEFVVLASGGHINSIADKGTWGLGIDLETMQTNFVIESSRKKIISQIKKEGKTADLIILASDPDREGEAIAYHLANLFKDHTNIKRITFNEITSEAITNAFNNLRDIDMNLVNAQISRQILDKIIGYLVSKSLQKSTGLMSAGRVQTPALNILTTRDTLIKNFKEVLYKKIFVIESKRAINLNLNKDKNNVLVNTEKTYYIDENQAKAIVDELGEIYRCTDYKSTAYETRSFKPYSTAGLLQDGFTKLKLSTSQITLTAQKLYELGYITYIRTDSVKYSSQFIGEVKDYISKNYSSDLFKDPIVGKKDQNSQEAHESIRPTNIWLTPEKASLEIEDNLLKRVYNLIWWNSIKSLMKGPSGFNHRWTFNNNGYEFKQSWQEVKDLGYQAIKHSSSDENIELTDDGEEIVQSKNDKPEYQFNDDFEISISKKFIKIESAKTNPPKMFNQASLIKELKNLGIGRPSTYNPILTKLKDREYVEYPKSKPIVVTNKGYSANEYLYDHYLDFFNLNYTAEMEEKLDEITRGDFDYVNWLKNIYNALNFKVKKEIGEAKTEAICPRCGANLVYIKSRFNRGRGCSNFTITKCGYREYEQPDGTWKEYIKEEKNIDDNTKKENKE; encoded by the coding sequence ATGAAAGTTTTAGTATTATTAGAGTCACCATCAAAAATAGAAAAAATAAAACATTATTTAGAAGAAAATTTTCCAGAAAATGAATTTGTTGTTTTAGCTAGTGGTGGCCATATTAATAGTATTGCTGATAAAGGAACTTGAGGACTTGGTATTGATTTAGAAACTATGCAAACTAATTTTGTCATTGAAAGTTCTAGAAAAAAAATAATTAGTCAAATTAAAAAAGAGGGCAAAACTGCTGATCTAATTATTTTAGCTTCAGACCCAGATAGAGAAGGAGAAGCTATTGCTTATCATTTAGCTAATTTATTTAAAGATCATACTAATATTAAAAGAATTACATTTAATGAAATTACTAGTGAAGCAATAACTAATGCATTTAATAATTTAAGAGATATTGATATGAACTTAGTAAATGCACAAATTTCAAGACAAATTCTAGATAAAATTATTGGTTATTTAGTTTCTAAATCACTTCAAAAATCTACTGGATTAATGAGTGCTGGAAGAGTACAAACCCCCGCTTTAAATATTCTAACAACAAGAGATACTTTAATTAAAAACTTTAAAGAAGTGCTTTATAAAAAGATTTTTGTAATCGAATCAAAAAGAGCTATTAATTTAAACTTAAATAAAGACAAAAATAATGTTTTAGTTAATACTGAAAAAACATATTATATTGATGAAAATCAAGCAAAAGCAATTGTTGATGAATTAGGTGAAATTTATAGATGTACTGATTATAAATCAACTGCTTATGAAACAAGAAGTTTTAAACCTTATTCAACAGCTGGTTTATTACAAGATGGATTTACTAAATTAAAATTAAGTACTAGTCAAATAACTTTAACAGCTCAAAAACTATATGAATTGGGTTATATTACTTATATACGTACAGATTCAGTTAAATATTCTTCTCAATTTATAGGTGAAGTAAAAGATTATATTTCAAAAAATTATTCTTCTGATTTATTTAAAGATCCAATTGTTGGTAAAAAAGATCAAAATAGTCAAGAAGCTCACGAATCAATTAGACCAACAAACATTTGACTAACTCCTGAAAAAGCTAGTTTAGAAATTGAAGATAATTTATTAAAAAGAGTTTATAACTTAATTTGATGAAACTCAATTAAATCTCTAATGAAAGGTCCGTCTGGATTTAATCATAGATGAACTTTTAATAATAACGGTTATGAATTTAAACAATCATGACAAGAAGTTAAAGATTTAGGTTATCAAGCAATTAAACACTCATCAAGTGATGAAAATATTGAGCTAACTGATGATGGTGAAGAAATTGTTCAATCTAAAAATGATAAACCAGAATATCAATTTAATGATGATTTTGAAATCAGTATTTCTAAAAAATTTATTAAAATTGAAAGTGCTAAAACTAATCCACCTAAAATGTTTAATCAAGCTAGTTTAATTAAAGAGCTAAAAAATTTAGGTATTGGTAGACCATCTACTTATAACCCAATTTTAACTAAGTTAAAAGATCGTGAGTATGTTGAATATCCTAAATCAAAACCAATTGTTGTTACAAATAAAGGATATTCAGCCAATGAATATTTATATGATCATTATTTAGACTTTTTTAACTTAAATTACACTGCTGAAATGGAAGAAAAACTAGATGAAATTACAAGAGGTGATTTTGACTATGTTAATTGATTAAAAAATATTTATAATGCTTTAAATTTTAAAGTTAAAAAAGAAATTGGTGAAGCTAAAACTGAAGCAATTTGTCCTAGATGTGGTGCTAATTTAGTGTATATTAAATCAAGATTTAATAGAGGTAGGGGATGTTCAAACTTTACTATAACTAAATGTGGTTACAGAGAATATGAACAACCTGACGGTACTTGAAAAGAATATATTAAAGAAGAAAAAAACATTGATGATAACACTAAAAAAGAAAATAAAGAATAA
- a CDS encoding DUF2326 domain-containing protein, giving the protein MFIKQLKISTPTKLIRELNFTKGVNLIVDNTPLKDDKTTGNNVGKTTILKLINYCLGGKAEQIYKDQENRKKVDTLVQNFLIDNKILITLTLTNDFKSNEKDIVIERNFLKKSEAILKFNNTQISEFELKNKLFWLFFQRECYYNLSFLQLISRNMRYKEESINNTLNTIKLANKTVNESLNLFLFGFDLKGFDKKESLLKSLSDLKRSESKLLNTQTIKNIKDTINVLDNHISELKTRKKLLGVDENFEKKLDEFNQIKFKINQLSSKISNLELRQNLILESKKELENQKFNVNLDELKEIYQEQKRFNDNMQIEFEQLLNFHNSMTDEKIKFITQQLPSLHEQIIREKEKLNKLLKKEEDLSIIVHKQESFKTIESIVNTISKESELKGRKEQQLEQVLEIENKLNQVRQKVEEFEKTFYSDEIKNQIDSQIKQFNDIFYKVTSNFYNDGFVLEFDKKKDKKQNIDFYEFQMNQTSNSSGKKQGEIVCFDISYIIYADQKNIKCPRFLLTDKKELMHNNQLLKLPDLVNKNNIQLIVPILKDKIPQKILDSANIIIELSENDKLFRIENN; this is encoded by the coding sequence ATGTTCATTAAACAATTAAAAATTTCAACTCCAACAAAATTAATAAGAGAGTTGAATTTTACAAAAGGTGTTAATTTAATAGTTGATAATACTCCTTTAAAAGATGATAAAACAACTGGTAATAATGTAGGAAAAACAACTATTTTAAAATTAATCAACTACTGTTTAGGTGGTAAGGCAGAACAAATCTATAAAGATCAAGAAAACAGAAAAAAAGTAGATACCTTAGTACAAAATTTTCTAATAGATAATAAGATTTTAATAACACTAACATTAACTAATGATTTTAAAAGTAATGAAAAAGATATTGTTATTGAGAGAAATTTTTTAAAAAAGAGCGAGGCTATTTTAAAGTTCAATAATACTCAAATAAGTGAATTTGAATTAAAAAATAAATTATTTTGATTATTTTTTCAAAGAGAATGTTATTATAATCTAAGTTTTTTACAACTTATCTCACGTAATATGAGATATAAAGAAGAAAGTATTAATAATACACTTAACACTATTAAACTTGCTAATAAGACTGTTAATGAATCTTTAAATTTATTCTTATTTGGTTTTGATTTAAAAGGTTTTGATAAAAAGGAAAGTCTTTTAAAATCACTAAGCGATCTTAAAAGAAGTGAATCTAAGTTATTAAATACACAAACCATTAAGAATATTAAAGACACTATTAATGTACTTGATAATCATATTTCAGAATTAAAAACTAGAAAAAAACTACTTGGTGTAGATGAAAATTTTGAAAAGAAACTAGATGAATTTAATCAAATTAAATTTAAAATAAATCAACTTAGTTCAAAAATCAGTAATTTAGAACTTAGACAAAATTTAATCTTAGAATCTAAAAAAGAACTAGAAAATCAGAAATTTAACGTAAATCTTGATGAACTAAAAGAAATTTATCAAGAGCAAAAAAGATTTAATGATAATATGCAAATTGAATTTGAACAGTTACTAAATTTTCATAATAGTATGACTGATGAGAAAATCAAATTCATTACTCAACAATTACCTAGCTTACATGAGCAAATAATACGTGAAAAAGAAAAACTAAATAAGTTATTAAAAAAAGAAGAAGATTTGTCTATTATTGTTCATAAACAAGAATCTTTTAAAACAATAGAATCAATTGTTAATACAATCTCAAAAGAATCAGAACTAAAAGGCAGAAAAGAACAGCAACTTGAACAAGTGTTAGAAATTGAAAATAAACTAAATCAAGTTCGACAAAAAGTTGAAGAATTTGAAAAAACTTTTTATTCTGATGAAATCAAGAATCAAATAGATAGTCAAATAAAACAATTTAATGATATTTTTTATAAAGTAACATCTAACTTTTATAATGATGGTTTTGTTTTAGAATTTGATAAAAAGAAAGATAAAAAACAAAACATTGATTTTTATGAATTTCAAATGAACCAAACAAGTAATAGTTCAGGTAAAAAACAAGGTGAGATTGTTTGTTTTGACATTTCTTATATTATTTATGCTGATCAAAAAAATATTAAATGTCCTAGATTTTTACTAACAGATAAAAAAGAATTAATGCATAATAATCAATTACTTAAATTACCTGATTTAGTTAACAAAAATAACATTCAACTGATTGTTCCAATACTAAAAGATAAAATTCCACAGAAAATATTAGATTCTGCTAATATAATTATTGAGTTATCTGAAAATGATAAATTATTCAGAATAGAAAATAATTAG
- a CDS encoding aromatic motif membrane protein, whose protein sequence is MFYLFLLITNKTKQNNYIFKPVDGFNINISVDDIKISQTKEMIDVLLANTFKNNIAKLDNFFKSQTQKSQIQILFKKIKELSEAYKKNQDSIHLQRLFDFYSENWLFLLSNISKFEYKPLDFWKLKQENKHNQSFLNKTKKENLPKKTFIFKDNYFNKYFLGEESKHGNSNVYYLRKDKLIFRLLISKNDQKVVIDKIILFNQSEHNIISLEVISNILNAVIHKDEIHSMFEKEIVDEYNLPLLGIFLLGEQNEKV, encoded by the coding sequence TTGTTCTACCTTTTTTTACTTATAACAAATAAAACTAAACAAAATAATTATATTTTTAAACCCGTAGATGGTTTTAATATAAATATTAGTGTTGATGATATTAAAATTAGTCAAACTAAAGAAATGATAGATGTGTTACTAGCTAATACATTTAAAAATAATATTGCTAAATTAGATAATTTTTTTAAATCACAAACTCAAAAATCACAAATTCAAATATTATTTAAAAAGATTAAAGAATTATCAGAAGCATATAAAAAAAATCAAGACTCAATTCACCTTCAAAGACTATTTGACTTTTATTCAGAAAACTGATTATTTTTATTAAGTAATATTTCTAAGTTTGAATACAAACCTTTAGATTTTTGAAAATTAAAACAAGAAAATAAACATAATCAAAGCTTTTTAAACAAAACTAAAAAAGAAAATTTACCAAAGAAAACCTTTATTTTTAAAGATAATTATTTTAACAAATATTTCCTTGGTGAAGAATCAAAACACGGAAATAGCAATGTTTATTATTTGAGAAAAGATAAATTAATATTTAGATTATTAATTTCAAAAAATGATCAAAAAGTGGTTATAGATAAAATTATTTTATTTAATCAATCAGAACATAATATTATAAGTTTAGAAGTAATTTCAAACATACTGAATGCTGTTATTCATAAAGATGAAATACATTCAATGTTTGAAAAAGAAATAGTTGATGAGTATAATTTGCCACTACTTGGAATATTTCTTTTAGGAGAGCAAAATGAAAAAGTGTAA
- a CDS encoding aromatic motif membrane protein, whose amino-acid sequence MLRFKKTLSLILLSIFSTFSLTTISCSNNKSQSINRFSIKKDEKKDSWDRFVQREYVNQILDVIFDSDKEKIKEYKENQFNINEKEMLNNLDKYLTYANNINSGYGSDGGSFNDNEPYPVRNFATNLNSIFSQNWLWTLFNLDKFNFVLHNIFNGFKANVTRLGEEAEKNAVDFGLFRKIYSNNISQFVLEKRKSSYLELVYYNFYLLTEDWHILEIKLEKTPKKPTVVELLAYINIYPKLTKSKLDRDVFILDEYVNAVISVSRDRTSPALNKFNAKFGGSPLRYVMFEVNSKYLNK is encoded by the coding sequence ATGTTAAGGTTTAAAAAAACTTTGTCGTTAATTTTACTATCCATTTTTTCAACTTTTAGCTTAACCACCATTTCTTGCTCTAATAATAAAAGTCAAAGTATTAATAGATTTTCTATTAAAAAAGACGAAAAAAAAGATAGTTGAGATCGTTTTGTTCAACGTGAATATGTTAATCAAATTTTAGATGTTATATTTGATAGTGATAAAGAAAAAATTAAAGAATATAAAGAGAACCAATTTAATATAAATGAAAAAGAAATGTTAAATAATTTAGATAAATATCTAACCTATGCTAACAATATAAACTCAGGATATGGTAGTGATGGTGGTTCATTTAACGATAATGAACCATATCCTGTTAGAAATTTTGCTACTAACTTAAACTCTATTTTTAGTCAAAATTGATTATGAACTTTATTTAACTTAGATAAGTTTAATTTCGTCTTACATAATATTTTTAATGGATTTAAAGCAAATGTAACTAGACTAGGAGAAGAAGCAGAAAAGAATGCAGTAGACTTTGGACTATTTAGAAAAATATATTCGAATAATATTTCTCAATTTGTTTTAGAAAAAAGAAAATCTTCTTATCTAGAACTTGTTTATTATAATTTTTATTTATTAACAGAAGATTGGCATATTTTAGAAATAAAACTAGAAAAAACACCTAAAAAACCTACTGTTGTAGAGCTTCTTGCTTATATAAATATCTATCCTAAGTTAACTAAGAGCAAATTAGATAGAGATGTATTTATTTTAGATGAATATGTTAATGCAGTAATTAGTGTTTCTAGAGATAGAACTTCTCCAGCATTGAACAAATTTAATGCTAAATTTGGTGGTTCACCATTAAGATATGTAATGTTTGAAGTAAATAGTAAATACCTAAACAAATAG
- a CDS encoding helix-turn-helix domain-containing protein yields the protein MILELLTKQSDIYHNELMSILNTTKLAIQRDISKLKDKKIIGNLSDTRINSKNIR from the coding sequence TTGATTTTAGAATTATTAACTAAACAATCTGATATTTATCATAATGAATTAATGTCAATTTTAAATACAACAAAATTAGCAATTCAAAGAGATATTTCAAAACTAAAAGATAAAAAAATAATTGGTAATTTAAGTGATACTAGAATAAATAGTAAAAACATTAGATAA
- a CDS encoding aromatic motif membrane protein encodes MKKWLPISLVVFLILTTSCSLKNNNREKIINKKELKFYDNKNIKKLLNLYLKDHQQKQLYTLKQENISNAMINDLKFVLTFYIPFISNRSIESVTTHYQQVALKAKHTLSKTLINDWYWVLKHINQFDFNFNPYDDKYKH; translated from the coding sequence ATGAAAAAGTGATTGCCAATTAGTTTAGTAGTTTTTCTAATTCTAACTACTAGTTGTAGTTTAAAAAATAACAATAGAGAAAAAATTATTAATAAAAAAGAACTTAAGTTTTATGATAATAAAAATATTAAAAAATTATTAAATTTATATTTAAAAGATCATCAACAAAAACAACTTTATACTTTAAAACAAGAAAATATTAGCAATGCTATGATTAATGATTTAAAATTTGTTTTAACTTTTTATATACCTTTTATTAGTAATAGAAGTATTGAATCAGTAACAACTCACTATCAACAAGTAGCTTTAAAAGCAAAACACACTTTATCAAAAACTCTAATTAATGATTGGTATTGAGTATTAAAACATATTAATCAGTTTGATTTTAACTTTAATCCTTATGATGATAAGTATAAACATTAG
- a CDS encoding ABC-three component system protein, giving the protein MSESKNSLIERIALRLSTYQTYITNLSKIGKTDENLNAERIYTDVINTIFNLELSNYNSVIFNNPGFDLIDKKNKILIQVSATCSKNKIQNSLSKININEYQNYNFKFLCISNQEIKNVKKLKFQIPNTLLFEPKKDIWDVSFLIQHLYEVDIIKLEKLLTYLNQETLDIINFKTLSSDIATIINILSTKMDNQYEDNNNKVFNIEEKIVYNNLFSIRNYIYNNASSISKVIKVYEEFEKQGKNISKNVISQISRTYYELLSKYDDPIKIFWEIIWNLENIVKNSSNLDIKNISVENIRSSLSVIVVDAFMKCKIYKKPGE; this is encoded by the coding sequence ATGAGCGAAAGTAAAAATTCTTTAATTGAAAGAATTGCATTAAGATTATCTACATATCAAACATATATTACCAATTTATCAAAAATCGGTAAAACTGATGAAAATCTAAATGCAGAAAGAATATATACTGATGTTATAAATACAATCTTTAATTTAGAATTATCTAATTACAACTCAGTAATTTTTAATAATCCAGGTTTTGATTTAATAGATAAGAAAAATAAGATACTAATTCAAGTTTCAGCAACCTGTAGTAAAAATAAGATCCAAAATTCATTATCTAAAATAAATATAAATGAATATCAAAACTATAATTTTAAATTTTTGTGCATTTCTAACCAAGAAATTAAAAATGTTAAAAAATTAAAATTTCAAATACCAAATACATTACTTTTTGAACCAAAAAAAGATATTTGAGATGTTTCTTTTTTAATACAACATTTATATGAAGTAGACATTATTAAACTAGAAAAATTATTAACCTATCTTAACCAAGAAACTCTAGATATAATTAACTTTAAAACTCTTTCATCTGATATTGCTACAATTATTAACATTTTGTCAACTAAAATGGATAACCAATATGAAGACAATAATAATAAAGTTTTTAACATAGAAGAAAAAATTGTATATAATAATCTATTTTCAATCAGAAATTATATTTATAATAATGCTAGTTCTATATCTAAAGTAATTAAAGTTTATGAAGAGTTTGAAAAACAAGGGAAAAATATTAGTAAAAATGTTATAAGTCAAATAAGTAGAACATATTATGAATTGTTAAGTAAATACGATGATCCAATAAAAATATTTTGAGAAATAATTTGGAATTTAGAAAATATTGTAAAAAATAGTTCTAATTTAGATATAAAAAATATTAGTGTAGAAAATATTCGTAGTTCTTTATCTGTTATTGTTGTAGATGCTTTTATGAAATGTAAAATATATAAAAAACCAGGAGAATAA
- a CDS encoding aromatic motif membrane protein, producing MKKLLIGFSSIFTFLTVSCSTSKHTKVDATVNKNENKLYKNKYINELLNLYFTDSKLKNSYINDQENISDSKFSELKYGLTFYPIFIHRSLDYHVGQHYRVVIQKAKNSLEQTLKNDWYWVLDNITQFKYNFNPYGDLYNKFNKDEQLFNQVEKDLGSLISGVKNKNVQKIIKLSLNKSVNESIKDIYSKKEALYLVFDNNKAIKIWKYENNNKTEFLITTDLFIFKDSIDLEKQIKELEATIFDKRKTEYDNALKNKKDKEEVKKVNDNSNDAKFIEFHATNQYNERLKESLDEVNKNGWKIARFSMRGIYEQE from the coding sequence ATGAAAAAGTTATTAATTGGTTTTTCAAGCATATTTACTTTTTTAACAGTTTCTTGTTCTACTAGTAAGCACACTAAAGTTGATGCAACTGTAAACAAGAATGAAAATAAGTTATATAAAAATAAATATATTAATGAATTATTGAATTTGTATTTCACTGATTCCAAATTAAAAAATTCTTATATTAACGATCAAGAGAATATTTCTGATTCTAAATTTAGTGAATTAAAGTATGGGTTAACTTTTTATCCAATATTTATTCATAGAAGTTTAGATTATCATGTTGGTCAACATTATCGAGTAGTAATTCAAAAGGCAAAAAATTCACTAGAACAAACTTTAAAAAATGATTGATATTGGGTTTTAGATAACATTACTCAATTTAAATACAATTTTAATCCCTATGGAGATTTATATAATAAATTTAATAAGGATGAACAACTTTTTAATCAAGTTGAAAAGGATTTGGGTTCACTAATCTCTGGTGTTAAAAATAAAAATGTTCAAAAAATTATAAAACTTTCCTTAAATAAATCTGTTAACGAAAGCATAAAAGATATTTATTCAAAAAAAGAAGCTTTGTACTTAGTATTTGATAATAATAAAGCTATTAAAATATGAAAGTATGAAAATAACAATAAAACTGAGTTTTTAATAACAACTGATTTATTTATTTTTAAAGATTCCATTGATTTAGAAAAGCAAATTAAAGAGTTAGAAGCCACTATTTTTGATAAAAGAAAAACTGAATATGATAATGCTTTAAAAAATAAAAAAGATAAAGAAGAAGTCAAAAAAGTTAATGATAACAGTAATGATGCTAAGTTCATTGAATTTCATGCAACTAACCAATATAATGAGCGTTTAAAAGAGTCATTAGATGAAGTTAATAAAAATGGTTGAAAAATAGCTAGATTTAGTATGAGAGGTATTTATGAGCAGGAATAA
- a CDS encoding ABC transporter ATP-binding protein, giving the protein MNDILKINHLTKIFTDTNRGVNDINVSVKSGSFHAFIGENGAGKTTTIKTIIGAFSKYEGEVLINNINIKKAQAKSYIGYVPEVAIFPKELTTIQYLTYLGFLSMLDKKEVEYKINKFLEMFNISNLINEKPYNFSSGQKKKILLIQALLHNPKLLILDEPAANLDPTARYELFSFLKKINQEENISILISSHNLSEIDKYVDSLTLIHKGKILYSGVKTKNLEDIFYEKVIAN; this is encoded by the coding sequence ATGAATGACATTTTAAAGATCAATCATTTGACTAAAATATTTACTGATACTAATAGAGGTGTTAATGATATTAATGTGAGTGTTAAAAGTGGAAGTTTTCATGCTTTTATTGGAGAAAATGGAGCAGGTAAAACTACAACTATTAAAACAATAATTGGAGCTTTTAGTAAATATGAAGGAGAAGTTTTAATTAATAATATTAATATTAAAAAAGCACAAGCTAAATCATATATTGGTTATGTTCCTGAAGTTGCGATTTTTCCAAAAGAATTAACAACAATTCAATATTTAACTTATTTAGGGTTTTTATCAATGCTAGATAAAAAAGAAGTTGAGTATAAGATTAATAAGTTTTTAGAAATGTTTAATATTAGTAATTTAATTAATGAAAAACCTTATAATTTTTCTTCAGGACAAAAGAAAAAAATTTTATTAATTCAAGCCTTATTACATAATCCTAAACTTTTAATTTTAGATGAACCTGCTGCTAATTTAGATCCAACAGCAAGATATGAACTATTTTCTTTTTTAAAAAAAATTAATCAAGAAGAAAATATTTCTATTTTAATTAGTTCACACAATTTATCTGAAATTGATAAATATGTTGATTCGTTAACTTTAATTCATAAAGGAAAAATTTTATATTCAGGAGTTAAAACTAAGAATTTAGAGGACATCTTTTATGAAAAAGTGATTGCCAATTAG
- a CDS encoding MurR/RpiR family transcriptional regulator, with protein MNIIEKIKQNKINLSPQELKVCDYILTNISDYHNFSVKSICKKLNVQPSVITKTLVKLEIGGLKQLISYLENNSNFFKDETKSSFDNIIDEFENRLEDSLKQLKINLDINYLKEVVCKLLSSKKIILFCTGKTKILANFLFFQLLELNLSVELFSNLFDSRAYNVEQAAIVVISTSGNNSKINRYLNFINKRNANVIIAITSSPLLKTDIKVDYHIHDSENNFFINDNRSNPMIEKYKIQYILDLIFLLIINQIDLNNLKFQEKVKTTNLV; from the coding sequence ATGAATATTATTGAAAAGATTAAGCAAAATAAAATTAATTTATCTCCACAAGAATTAAAAGTGTGTGACTATATTCTAACTAATATTTCTGACTATCATAACTTTTCTGTAAAATCAATTTGTAAAAAATTAAATGTTCAACCTTCAGTGATTACTAAAACATTAGTTAAACTTGAAATTGGTGGTTTAAAGCAATTAATTTCTTATCTAGAAAATAATTCTAATTTTTTTAAAGATGAAACAAAGTCATCCTTTGATAATATCATAGATGAATTTGAAAATAGATTAGAAGATTCGTTAAAACAATTAAAAATTAATTTAGATATTAATTATTTAAAAGAAGTTGTTTGTAAACTTTTATCTAGTAAGAAAATTATTTTATTTTGTACTGGGAAGACTAAAATTTTAGCTAATTTTTTATTTTTTCAATTATTAGAATTAAATTTATCAGTTGAATTATTTTCTAATTTGTTTGATTCAAGAGCTTATAATGTTGAACAAGCTGCTATTGTTGTTATTTCAACTTCTGGAAATAATAGCAAAATTAATCGCTATTTAAACTTTATTAATAAAAGAAATGCTAATGTAATTATTGCTATTACTTCTTCACCACTGTTAAAAACTGATATAAAAGTTGATTATCATATTCATGATAGTGAAAATAACTTTTTTATAAATGATAATAGATCTAATCCAATGATTGAAAAATATAAAATTCAATATATTTTAGATTTAATCTTTTTACTAATTATTAACCAAATAGATTTAAATAATTTAAAATTTCAAGAAAAAGTAAAAACAACTAATTTAGTTTAG